In the genome of Fusarium poae strain DAOMC 252244 chromosome 1, whole genome shotgun sequence, the window TCAAGACAAGCAACAAGCACCACGGAGCATGTGCCTGGTCAGGAGAATACTGGTACTAATGGAGCGAAGGAAGCATCTGGATCTGCACCCAAAGATGTGCCTCAAGATCACCACGAGGGCAAACGATCAGCAAGAAGGCGGAAGCCGGGTCAAGATATTGGAGAAGATTTTGACATGGCAGATGTATTACCTCTACCCGGAAACGATGGGCGTTCGTACAAGCTGGATGACAGCGGAGTCTATCAAGTCTTTGAAAACGATGATGCACATGCACCTGCGATTCAGGTTCCCACCATCAGAGAATTTTACATGGATCTGGATGACATCCTGGACGTGTCTTCTGATGGACCCAGCAAGAGCTTTGCATTTCGACGTCTTCAATATCTCGAGGGTAAATTCAACCTGTACGTCCTCTTGAATGAATATCAAGAAACAGCCGACAGCAAGAAGGTTCCTCATAGAGATTTCTATAATGTCCGAAAGGTCGACACTCACGTGCATCATTCTGCATGCATGAACCAGAAGCATCTGCTACGCTTCATCAAGAgcaagatgaagaagttcCCCAACGAAGTTGTCCTATTCCGTGATGGGAGGCATCTGACTTTGGCTGAGGTCTTCGCCAGTATTAATTTGACTGCTTACGATCTGAGTATCGATACTTTGGATATGCATGTAAGACTTCCTTCTAAATCGAGAAAAGTAGACTCTTTGAGAGACTCGCAACTGACAACTTCAGGCTCACACTGATTCATTCCATCGTTTCGACAAGTTTAACCTTAAATACAACCCAGTTGGAGAGTCTCGTCTCCGAACTATCTTCCTCAAGACGGATAATTTCATTCATGGCCGTTACCTTGCGGAGATTACCAAAGAGGTCATTTCAGATCTGGAATCGAGCAAGTACCAAATGGTGGAGTGGCGCATCTCCATCTACGGTAAATCTATAGATGAATGGGACAAGCTCGCCGCCTGGGTGGTTGACAACAAACTCTTCTCCCACAACGTTCGATGGCTCATCCAGATCCCTCGTCTGTACGATGTTTATAAAGCCAGCGGTTTGATGGAGACATTTGAACAGGTAGTTAAGAACGTCTTCCAGCCGCTCTTCGAAGTTACCAAGGACCCGTCCAGTCACCCAAAACTTCACATCTTTCTTCAACGAGTAATCGGATTTGACAGTGTCGATGATGAAAGCAAGGTCGAGCGTCGTTTGTTTAAGAAATTTCCTGTGCCAAAGGTCTGGGATACCAAGCAGAACCCCCCTTACAGCTACTGGATTTACTACCTCTACTCTAACCTGGTATCCTTGAACTACTGGCGAAAGAAGCGCGGGTTCAACACACTTGTTTTACGGCCTCACTGCGGAGAAGCTGGCGACAGTGAACACTTGGCTGTTGCCGCCTTGTGTTGCCATAGCATTAGTCACGGACTTCTCCTTCGGAAAGTGCCTCTTCTCCAGTACATCTTCTATTTGGACCAGATTGGCATCGCCATGTCGCCGTTGAGTAACAATGCTCTGTTCCTGGCTTATGAACGGAACCCTTTTCACCAGTACTTCAAGAGAGGCCTCAACGTCTCATTGTCAACAGATGACCCTTTGCAGTTTGCTTTCACGAAGGAACCACTGATCGAGGAATATGCTGTTGCGGCGCAAATCTATAAGCTTAACTCGGTCGACATGTGTGAGTTGGCCAAGAATTCTGTCAAGCAAAGTGGCTACGAGCTGTCCATCAAAGAGCATTGGTTGGGACGTGGCTGCAATAAGccaggaaaagaaggaaacgcTATGGTCAAGACAAATGTTCCTGACCGGCGAGAAGAATTCCGTTACTTTACCCTGATGCAAGAGCGAGATGTGTAAGTTACAACACTTGAACTCCCCCTTTTGTAGTTTGAGTGACATGGTACTGATCTATACGGCTGCAGGCTGTCAAAATATGTCACTTATAACGCTACAAACGAACCCCCGACTCAAGCTACTGGCAACGAAAATAAATTGTCAGAGTCGGTAGCGTCCATAACTGGACAGGTTTCTAGTATGGGCTTGTCAGCGGGCAACGAAACTGCCGATCCCGAGATGTCTCCTCCAGCTGGGATCACGAAAGTCGCATCACAGATTGGATTGTCAGCTACTCGAGAACAGACATGGCCCAGTGATGGTATGGCAGATCACCATCTTTCTGGAAGCGACCCAAGAATGTTCCCGGGAATTTTCACCCGAGGCCACCGCACTGGTAGCATACGGAACCTGGCCCAAGCTAGTGATGACAGGGACACTGCAGATGATGTTTTCGGCCCAGAGACTTAATCTTGATCTGCCACGACTATGTTTTAATTCTGAAGGGCACAGAATATAACGAATATATTACTGGCGTTGGATAGATTGATGAATAAACATCCCAGGCTTCACAAGGGCACTGTATAGATGGTCATACCTGTAAATCGGCACTACTGCCATGCCGAACTTATTCCTACCTGTTTGGCACTTGGTTGAAGGGGTGGTAAGCAACATTAATGGAGGCGTGGGCAGTTCCAGCGATGGACAAATCAGAAACAAGCCCTGGACTGTAAAAAGGAACCCTTTAAAGTACAAGACATATACTGAGAAAAGGCCTTGGTTGTTGTCGTCTGTGTCCCTCACTAAAGCTTGAGTCTGATACAGGGCACAGGGTAGCATCGCCCAATTTTGCACCCACTTCCCAGATAGTTGACGTTATTTAGCAGGGTACTATCCGTACTTCTGGGGATATTTTAAGCCCAACCTGCTTGTCCGTTGTATGACTTAGTAGGATAAAGGAGACATTGTTCTGTTAGCCAGTTTACTTTGTACCAAGTCTGGAACCATTTGTGGTCTCCTCTATTCGATTAGGTACCAAGAGGATTTATTCAAGTATCATCTAAATGTAAAACCACCTGGGTCGAGTTTTTCCAGGTGAGCATCCCATCacaataaaatattatatacctGTATAAATCAAAATCGTCGTACCTGTTGTACAATCTATGATGGAATTTTATGTATGCCGGCCCCATACGGTAACGTCGGTTGCTGTTCCACTGTTTTTGGACCCCAACTGCTCCAGTGCAATTAACACATAGTGGAGCTATGGGTTATTAGGCTTAACTTAGTAGGGAGACAGGACGGTAGGTATACCTGCCTCGATCTAGTCGTTACTTGCTTGCTCCTCAGACAAACGACGCACTGCGTCActtcgcatcgcatcgcatcgcatcgccgCCGCGTTTTGTTTTCAACCAGCCCCTTCCCCATTCCCCTCAATCCTTCCCTATAGCTACCTAACTTCAAGGAACCTGTATCGAAGCCTATACGTAACGGTGCAGCCGTCACAGTCAATTCACCACTTTTCGACATGGGGTTCCTGGGAGTGTACCGGGCTCTCTACGACTACGTGCCCCAAGCCGAGGGTGAGCTCGCCATCAACGATGGGGACTTGCTTTATATTCTAGACAAGAATGGCGACGATGGTTGGTggaaagcaaagaagaaggccggGGCggacgacgaggaagagcCAACCGGCCTCATTCCTGGTAATTATGTCGAGGAGGTAAGCTATCTCGAATAGCCCGTGGACATCTACAGCAATGGTACTAAACTGTCTTCTTTAATTTTCAAGGCCCAACCCGTAGAGCATGCTCGAGCTCTCTTCGATTATACGCGTCAGACTGACGAGGAGCTGTCATTCCACGAGGATGCCATTCTGAACGTCTACGATACGTCGGATCCTGACTGGATCCTGACCGGTCTAGACGGCGAGTATGGCTTCGTCCCTTCAAACTACATTGAGATGGGAGCAGCTGCCGAACCTGCTCAACCTCCTTTGCCGTCGCCACCACCGGCACTTCCCTCCAGACCGCCAGCACCTTCAGTCTCTGAGCCCGAACCAGAGGCGGCATCTCCGGATCTACCGAACGAAACTGCGTCTCCTCCCCCGAACCCTGCCGCTGCTATTGCGGGTGTAATGCACAACCGGTCGGTTTCTCAACAATCTCAGCCACCCGCAGCTCCGCGACAGCCACCTCGCGCATCCGTCAGCTTCAGCGAACCCCCTGAAGCTGAGGATGAGCCTGTCCGATCGCCAACCCTGCCCGCCCGACCAAGGGTTCCCGCTCCGCCATCGCCTTCTTATGACGAACCTCCTTCTCCCGCATACACCCGTAGCTTCCAACAGAGCCATATAGACCCAGACCGGCGCCAAGATGTCGAGCGAACCCCTGGTGGTTTCCACATGTACAACATCAACGAAATGATCTCTATTatgggcaagaagaagaaaatgcCGACAACTCTCGGAATCAATCTCCTGACAGGTATGATATTGGTTGCTCCTGAACATGCCTCCGATGGGCCTTCTCAAGAATGGACTGCCGACCGCATGACACATTACTCTCGAGAGGGAAAGCATGTTTTTATGGAGCTTGTACGCCCAAGTAAGAGTGTGGATTTTCATGCCGGAGCAAAAGATACCGCAGAGGAGATTGTTAGTATGCTGGGTGAGTTGGCTGGTGCCGTGCGTTTCGGAGATCTGCGTGAAACAATCATAGGAAATCAAGGTAGCAGTGGGGGCAGTGGTTTGAAGAAGGGGCAGATTCTATATGATTTCATGGCGCAAGGCGAAGACGAGGTCACTGTTGCAGTTGGAGACGATGTGTTCGTTCTTGATGATACCAAGAGCGAAGAATGGTGGCAAGTTCGCCGGCTCAAGAATGGTAaagaaggagtggttcccaGCAGCTATATTGAAATTACAGGCTCCGTCGCCTCGCCCTCGTCTGGCGGCATCAACTCGGCCAAGTCACTCGTCGAACAAAACCGCCTCGAAGAAATCAGATTGACAAAGGCAGCCATACAGGCTGGCAAAGAACCTCAGCAGGTAGGACCGGGAATGCCTCTTCCTGAAAGGGGCAGTAGCCTCACAGCACGAGAAACTGATAGTAATTCGGGACAACAGCGGAGTCGCCGAGAAAACGAACGAAATGAGGGCGGTAATCAAAGCCGATCAAAATCCAGTAAGTGATAATCCATCGCATCGTGCTCTACACACGGTACCGAATCCCTCGACTTGGATCATATTTCTGACTTGACTCCTTAGAGCCGGACTCGTCCAAGGTTCGCACCTGGACCGACCGATCCCGATCTTTCAGCGTGGAAGCCCAATTCCTTGGACTAAAGGATGGCAAGATTCATTTGCACAAAATGAACGGTGTCAAGATTGCTGTTCCTATCACAAAGATGTCACGCGAAGATCTAGAGTATGTTGAAAACTTCACAGGTATATCCTTGGAAGACGACAAGCCACTGGCCGACGTCAAGCGAGCCAGGTCTGCCGAAAAGAAATCACCGGAGCGAAGTCCCACAGCTGGTGCGACTATAGACAAAGATCCGAAGTCCGACTACGATTGGTTtcaattcttcctctcctGCGAGGTTGCTGTGGGCTTGTGTGAGCGTTATGCACAAGCCTTTGTTAAGGACTCTATGGACGAGAGCGTGCTTCCCGATGTTGATGCCACCTCGCTGAGAACCCTcgggattcgcgagggtgaCATTATCAAGGTCATGCGTACTTTGGATGCGAAGTATGGCCGTAACCGCGCTGGGAAGAGAGGAGCAGCTGATGCGGCTGATGGCGAAGGGGGCTTGTTCTCTGGTCCTGGTGGTGCATTGCGAAATAACACTCGCAAGGGCCGTCCTGCACCAGCAGTACAAACAAGCGATGTTGTTGACGCCAGTGCTTTCTCTCGAGGCGACTCATCCAAGACTGGCGAAGACGGTGCTAAATCGCCCTCACCAGCAAGCCCCTCCAACAAGAATTCCGAGCCTCGTCAACCACCCAGTACCGGTTTCGATGATGACGCTTGGGATGTCAAGCCGAGCAAGCAACAATCGCCACAGCCTCCTGCTGAAACAACCCAAAAGCCTGCCCCTGAGCCAGCACCCGCATCACCACTTCCTCCAGCACTGACTGGTTCCATGCAAGAGCTATCTCTGCTGTCAACACCTCTCGAACCCACAAGGACAGAACCAGCACCGGCACCAGCACCGGCACCAGCACCCCCACAGGCACCTGTCATCTCTGCGCAGCCGACCTCCTCAGCACCCACTGGGGCTACCCCGTCGTTCTTCACATCTGTCGCGCAAGCAAGGCAACGCCCTACCCCGCCACAAGCGTCTTCCGGCCAGGGCTCTCTAGTCCCGCCCCCACCTCAGCGGCCTCTCTCAGCACCACTGTCAGCTCAGCCAAGCGGTTTCGCGCCCCCTCCCATGATGCCCCAGATGACAGGTGCCCTGCAGGGTCAAGTTGCTCCTCCTGGCCAGAGTCTGAGTGATCTTACACAAGCTCGCTTGCAACAGCAATACACGGCTCAAatgcagcaacagcaacccCTTCAGCAAATGCAGCCCAGCATGACTGGATTCCCCGGACAGCAAGCCCCTGGACAGATGCCTTTCCAAACTGGCCCCGGACAGTTCATGCAACCGATGATGACAGGGATGCAGGGGCAGAACCAGTTCATGCCGATGCAAGCTCAACCCACTGGTTTCCAACAATCGTTCCCTGCCACGCAGTCGATGTACGGTGCTCCTACTGGAGGCATTAACAGCTACTTGCCGCCCGCTCTTGAACCACAGCGAACTGGTATGCCTGGTCTGCTTCCCCAAGCAACTGGAATGTCGAACATGGGTAATATGGGCGGCATGAACAACGCGCCAACCCCCCAGCCCCTACAACCACAGCAAACTGGACCACCTCCTCCTGTTCGATTTGGCGTGACGAATGACGCTAAGAAACTGGCTCCTCAAGCGACGGGGCGAAGGGCCAACCTGTCGCAAGCGAGTAAGTCGATGTTCCTAGCTACTTTGTGCTGCACAATACTGACATTATCCATAGCTCCCCAAAATCCTTTTGGATTCTGATTCAATAATCGCCTGTAACAATTTGACGTTAGGGGCCACGTCGTTTTGCAATCTGGCGAATACTCTGGACACATCTCTTCATATCTTGTATGCGTGCGTCGACTTTATCAGGCAGGACCGCCTTAGAGTCGAGCGCGGAATAATAGTACTATATTCATGACTGCTCCCGGCTAACCTGGATCAGTTTGTTCTCATATCTTAATCTATAAGTCTATGCAAAACCATGCGTTGGTATCCAAACATGTGACAATCCCCAACATAATATCGTTGCCCTTTAATATATCGATGAAACAATTAAATGCAAGCATAAAGTAAAGAACATGAATGCAAAAACCACTCTACACTTCGCACCCTGCCAAAAGACTTGCCGTAAGCTTCAAGATCACCTGTAAGCCCATAGTGACTGCAAGTCTAGCTAGGTCCGGCAAGGCTTTTGTTGTCATTTATGTTTCCTTCCCAGCATGTGAAATCATGGCGAATATTGACCAGCTGATGAACAAACCCGTTGACCAGGACTGTGGCAGAAGAAGATCAAAGCAGGCGTAGGTACCCGGATAGTGGGAAAACGGACGCTAGACTATGCGCAGATATATGTTGTCATGTTACTCTCAACTCGTTCAAGCCTTTCGTCGACGACCGCCACTGGCCTTGGATGGCCCTGTTGCCACAGAAGAGAAGTCAATCTCGGCCTCGGTAATAGGGCTTTCCTCAACCTTTTCGTGTGATTCGGAAGCCGGATCGAAGCGCTTCCGGACGGCGCGAACCATCATGAAGAACCAGTAAAAGTTGAGACTATTCAGCGTAACGTTGCTTGCCAAATACGCAACGCCAATCCACATAGGTACCGTAGAGTCTGGATGAGCGAAAGACATGGTGGGCATCATGAGAGCCTTCGTATCAGGGTTTACGTTGATGGCAGACCACACGTCGCGGTAGACACGGAAGGAAGAATATGTTCCGTATACAAGGCGGCAGGAGAAGAAAGTGAACAAGAGGGCGATACCGTTATACAGCTGCGCCTTTGTACCAGTCATGTTGAGCTTGTCCATGAACCAATGCACGTTGAGGAACGGGGTAGAAAGTTCCCAAAGGATGAAGACACATGCGTAGTGGTTGAGAAAGGGGCGCTATGGAAGATAAAAGTCAGTGTCTACGGTTCCATGAAAAACCAAGCGGACGTACAAATCCCAGTGAGTACACAAGCAGCGCAGCAATCGCATGCGCGAGTGTTCCTATGCCAAAGACATCGAAGTTCAGACTGGTAACGACGAGATCCCAGAGAAAGTACCCAGCGGCAAGGGCTTGGATGAAGCCAGCACCACCAGTGTAACCCCAAATGCGCTCCTCCCAGCTCATGTTGCTCATCTCGGTATCAACAAACATGACCCATATAGCCAAGGCGTTAATCAAGCAGCTCTGGACCATGGAAACAACGTGGGCATCCCAGTTGAGACGTCGCTTGCGGGACAGCTTGGAGTAGTGCTCCGGAGCTAGAAGATTTGAGATCCATGGCGAGATTGGCCAAAATATGACGGAGTATAGCAGCGCGGCAGCGAGGACTTCGTGAACGTGTAATGGCAGAGTCGGAAGATCGAAATAGTCGGCAAAAGGCTGTACCTTCTCGGACAGCCATGCAATCGGCGGCACAGGAAATGGATCTTTCATGATGGATTGCGTGAGCTGCTTCAATGGTTGGTGCAGGGAAGATCGAGGCCAATCTTAGACTTGCCGGaagagaggatgaagatgtaAAAGGAGAAAGAGACCGAGGCAATGCGGTGCGAACAAAGTTATGTTTCCATTGCAGTAACTTAAGTGCCCGTAGTCTAGGCAGGTTAGCAGGTATCACGTCTGTTGGGGGAAGCTCACGTGGGACAACCACGGGTAAGGGTCCGCTGGGAGGGTCTGTCTTAGATCTACGAAGTACTATCTCACTCAGTgcttaccttagtacctactatgTATCTCTCTATCCTTGTagctttaatctttaattcgTACCGTACCGCAACCTTTTGAGGAAGAATCAATGTATAATGGCCATTCTGATAGGTTTGAATTGATCTACGGCTTACCTAGGCGTTGGGATCGGGGTAAGCAATCCATCACCTGTGAGGATTTAGGTACTAACTTGTAGCGAGTTACTTGACGTACCATTATTCTGCAGTACCTACAACCTACCCCACCACATTCAATCAGCTCCCTTTAGTATAGTCTAGTCTACTAAGGTACTGCAGTCCAGCTGCCACATCATTCATAAGAACACCCGATCATCCTCGACGTCGACCAAGTCCAGTCACCACCTGCCACTGGGTCTTGTGCAGAAGCTTGATAAAAAAAAGGCATATACATTGCTTATTTTCGCATGACTCGGGTCTAACACAGCTCGTGTCTAGTAACATATTTGTATCCTTATTGGCGCGAAACCAACTCGAACGTCGGTCGCATCGCATCTCATCGTGTCACGTACCCATTCGACttaccatccatcatggccGAAGCTCTGAGGGAGTTGCTGGCCCCTGAACAGACAAACGACCCAGCTGCTCTGGAGTATCTTACATACCTTGCCGAGCAACAGTCCAGCTTTTTGCAAACATCAGAGCCCCAAGTCCTATCCCAGACGTCGCATTCCCTACTCCTCGCTATACAAGCTCTTTCGAAAAGATCCCATAAACCTATCGTCGATTCAGCAGCCAGTCATGCCTCTTTAAAAGACTCCCTTCCGACTCTAGCCCAGCGAGCTTCCGATCTCGTGCAAGCAGTACCTCGTCTAGATGCTCAGGCTGAACACTTCTCGTCGGCCTTTGGCAAGGCTAGCGACAACAAGCTGCTTGCACGAAGAAAACAGgctctgctgctgcttcgaAACTCCGAACGACTAGTCGATGTCATGGAGATGCCTCTACTTCTCTCGTCTGCTGTTTCAACCGCCCCAGTCAATCATTCCACAACCCTCGAGCTCTACGCCCATGTCCGTCGCCTTGCTTCCCTCTACCCAGATTCACCGCTCGTGGCATCGGTAATGGAAGAGGCAGATGCTGCTATTCGGCAAATGGCAGCAGACCTTATTGGAACACTCAGGGCGCCAAACCTCAAGCTCGCTGCAGCTGTCAGAACCATGGGCTGGTTGAAACGCATCGTCCCCGACCTTGTCACCGACGCCTCGACAGAGGACGCACTTCCAGCTGTATTTTTGGTCTGCCGTCTATCTACACTTTTGGAAACTTTGGAAGCACTGGAGCCTTTACGAGATTTAGCAGACGAGGAACGACTTAGGAAGGACAAGGCTACAACCACATGGTCGGGCGGCCAACAAACGGAGCGCTACCTAAAGCGGTTCATTGAAATATTTCGCGAGCAGAGCTTCAGCATTGTCTCTGTTTTTAAGAGTATAAACTCAAGCTTCTCGTCCCAGGCGGCCAGCAGTGAGGACCCTCTGGGAGCCTTGCCGTCTCCAATGGCCAATTTCCCTTTGCACATGGTTGAGATGCTTGTGGAAACCCTGCGCACCTACCTTCCCACCGTCAAAGACCAGACATCGAGAGAGAGCATCTTGACACAAGTGCTCTACTGCGCTGGAAGCTTAGGAAGACTAGGCGCTGACTTTGGCCTTCTCCTCGCCTCGATCGGCGGCGTTGAATGGGTTGAGCTTGTCAAACGCCATCGCCTCTTGGCCGGACGTCTCGAATCTGTCATAGGCGATTACCATCGGGGCAGTCAGGCTGGTGTTGGCACCGGGACAAGTGGCGTTGGTGCTGGCGTGAACTGAGTATGTCATCCAGTAACTACTAGGTACACATGGCCATTCTCTACCAACACGTGCTAGATGCACCAAAGCGGGGCCGATTCCTTCAACGGGGTCTGCCCTTTTTAGTCCGATTTTATCTCGTCATGTCACTCACTCAATCCCTTCGACGTGTGGCTCGAGTCTGTGACTGGCCATGGGTATTTCAATTGCTAGCTCCTCAGCTCAACATAACGATGCGGCTGTATCGTCCCCAATGACCGAAAAAAGAGCTTCGCGGCCGGCCAATTCAGGTATGCCATGTCCCCACCGTCTGGTTCTAAGGACCGGGCCTCTCGGCGCGGACCGGCCTTGATCGACGTCGGGATTCACAATCTGACACTTTCATAGCCCGTCACTTTGTATCTGGTCTTGGCTCTGGTGTAACTTCAGCCGTCCTATTGCAGCCGTTGGATCTTCTCAAAACACGAGTGCAGCAGTCTAGAAGTTCATCACTTGTTGCTACTTTGCGCGAACTAAGGAAATCCTCAAGCCTGGTGCAGTCGCTCTGGAGAGGCACCGTCCCCTCAGCACTAAGGACTGGGTTTGGTTCAGCTCTCTATTTCACGACACTGAACGCCATACGTCAACATGCGCATCAGACGGGTATTCTTGGTC includes:
- a CDS encoding hypothetical protein (BUSCO:7710at5125), with the protein product MGFLGVYRALYDYVPQAEGELAINDGDLLYILDKNGDDGWWKAKKKAGADDEEEPTGLIPGNYVEEAQPVEHARALFDYTRQTDEELSFHEDAILNVYDTSDPDWILTGLDGEYGFVPSNYIEMGAAAEPAQPPLPSPPPALPSRPPAPSVSEPEPEAASPDLPNETASPPPNPAAAIAGVMHNRSVSQQSQPPAAPRQPPRASVSFSEPPEAEDEPVRSPTLPARPRVPAPPSPSYDEPPSPAYTRSFQQSHIDPDRRQDVERTPGGFHMYNINEMISIMGKKKKMPTTLGINLLTGMILVAPEHASDGPSQEWTADRMTHYSREGKHVFMELVRPSKSVDFHAGAKDTAEEIVSMLGELAGAVRFGDLRETIIGNQGSSGGSGLKKGQILYDFMAQGEDEVTVAVGDDVFVLDDTKSEEWWQVRRLKNGKEGVVPSSYIEITGSVASPSSGGINSAKSLVEQNRLEEIRLTKAAIQAGKEPQQVGPGMPLPERGSSLTARETDSNSGQQRSRRENERNEGGNQSRSKSKPDSSKVRTWTDRSRSFSVEAQFLGLKDGKIHLHKMNGVKIAVPITKMSREDLEYVENFTGISLEDDKPLADVKRARSAEKKSPERSPTAGATIDKDPKSDYDWFQFFLSCEVAVGLCERYAQAFVKDSMDESVLPDVDATSLRTLGIREGDIIKVMRTLDAKYGRNRAGKRGAADAADGEGGLFSGPGGALRNNTRKGRPAPAVQTSDVVDASAFSRGDSSKTGEDGAKSPSPASPSNKNSEPRQPPSTGFDDDAWDVKPSKQQSPQPPAETTQKPAPEPAPASPLPPALTGSMQELSLLSTPLEPTRTEPAPAPAPAPAPPQAPVISAQPTSSAPTGATPSFFTSVAQARQRPTPPQASSGQGSLVPPPPQRPLSAPLSAQPSGFAPPPMMPQMTGALQGQVAPPGQSLSDLTQARLQQQYTAQMQQQQPLQQMQPSMTGFPGQQAPGQMPFQTGPGQFMQPMMTGMQGQNQFMPMQAQPTGFQQSFPATQSMYGAPTGGINSYLPPALEPQRTGMPGLLPQATGMSNMGNMGGMNNAPTPQPLQPQQTGPPPPVRFGVTNDAKKLAPQATGRRANLSQATPQNPFGF
- a CDS encoding hypothetical protein (TransMembrane:7 (o36-58i78-98o110-130i137-159o165-188i200-220o256-280i)~BUSCO:30807at5125) gives rise to the protein MKDPFPVPPIAWLSEKVQPFADYFDLPTLPLHVHEVLAAALLYSVIFWPISPWISNLLAPEHYSKLSRKRRLNWDAHVVSMVQSCLINALAIWVMFVDTEMSNMSWEERIWGYTGGAGFIQALAAGYFLWDLVVTSLNFDVFGIGTLAHAIAALLVYSLGFRPFLNHYACVFILWELSTPFLNVHWFMDKLNMTGTKAQLYNGIALLFTFFSCRLVYGTYSSFRVYRDVWSAINVNPDTKALMMPTMSFAHPDSTVPMWIGVAYLASNVTLNSLNFYWFFMMVRAVRKRFDPASESHEKVEESPITEAEIDFSSVATGPSKASGGRRRKA
- a CDS encoding hypothetical protein (BUSCO:31978at5125); amino-acid sequence: MAEALRELLAPEQTNDPAALEYLTYLAEQQSSFLQTSEPQVLSQTSHSLLLAIQALSKRSHKPIVDSAASHASLKDSLPTLAQRASDLVQAVPRLDAQAEHFSSAFGKASDNKLLARRKQALLLLRNSERLVDVMEMPLLLSSAVSTAPVNHSTTLELYAHVRRLASLYPDSPLVASVMEEADAAIRQMAADLIGTLRAPNLKLAAAVRTMGWLKRIVPDLVTDASTEDALPAVFLVCRLSTLLETLEALEPLRDLADEERLRKDKATTTWSGGQQTERYLKRFIEIFREQSFSIVSVFKSINSSFSSQAASSEDPLGALPSPMANFPLHMVEMLVETLRTYLPTVKDQTSRESILTQVLYCAGSLGRLGADFGLLLASIGGVEWVELVKRHRLLAGRLESVIGDYHRGSQAGVGTGTSGVGAGVN